CCTTCTGGATGAGGTGGACACTTCTGCAAGTGAGTATGATCTTAAAACAGACACTCCAACATTTGATTATGTTTTCCAGTATTGCTTGAATAAACTGCCTGGGATATCTCTGTGCTGTAGATCGGAAAACTGAGctgaagggagagaacaaggaTGGGACTGTGGTCATAAACCCTGTAATTCAGAACGCCCTGGATCAGGTGGACCCAGTTCTAAGTGAGTATAAGTCTAACACAGATGTCCCAACATTTCAATACGCTTTCCAGTATTGTTTTAATAAACTGAGTGGCATATCTTTGATGCAGATCTGTCCAAAGAGGTAGAGGGACCGGTAGGGGACGTGGCAGAAGCACTCAGGACCATGCTGGATAACGGGGATTCTGCTATGAGTGAGTATGAGGGCCATACTCCTAGCATACTCCTAGATTTAACCAATCCCATATTGATCCCTCTTTCATATGTTGATCTTTAGATCCAACAATAACGCAGAAAGGAGGTAAAGAGGAGGTCACGGCCGAGCTGAACAATATTTTGGATCAGGTGGACTACAGGACTCAAAGTGAGTATAAGGCCAAAAATGATGTAGATATTTCAACAAGCTTGCCAGTAGTGCTTGCAATGAACCACCTTGCTGACTTCATACTTCAGATCTGGAAACGGAGCAggacaaagagaaggaaataGAGCAGGACATAAAGGCTGTGCTTAACAGCATTCTTGATAAGGGTGATGCTACTTCAAGTGAGTATACATGTGGCTGTGCCTGTGCCATCCCTTACTGATGCTGATGAACCACTTTCATGCAACATAAGATATCTGTGCATTTCCaataataacattacattaacaGGCGAAGACACTGCTCAGAAGACCAACGATGAGTGTGTGACCATTACAGGGAGTCTCCAAAGCACCTCTAGAAAGGAAGAGGACAAAAAGAACAAACAGACTGACAAAACCAACCAAAAGAACCAGGAACCCTCACAGGGTAAGTAGAGGACGTGATGTCACTCATTTGCAGATATGTCAAGTGAGGATCAAACACATAAGCTACTTCTAGATTCAACCAAGCTCTTCCTCACTGTTTTTTAACAACCCTATCTACACTATAGATCTGGAAAGAGAGGATAAGGAAGTCATAAAGGCTGTGATTAAAAGTATTCGTCAACAGATTGATGCTTTTCCAGGTGAGTATGAGCAGAGCTCATTTCAGCTGTGCCATCCATTACTGCTGCTTGAGTACAAAATAAGTGTACATTTTAACTGGCAAAATTACATCCAAACAGATAAAGCAACAGCCCAGAGTACGACGAGTGAATCTTTGACCGTGAGATCCCAAAGCACCActagaaaggaggaggaaaaaaagaacaaaatagTGGCTTTGGATGTGGCACTAGCAGCCGAGAAAACCAACCAGGAACCCTCACAGGGTGAGTAGAGGACGTGATGTCACTCATTTGcagatttgttttgcttttagaTTGCTTGTAATAAAATACCATGCTTGTTTGACACTATAGATATGGAaagagagcaggacagagagaaagataaggaaGCTATAAAGGCTATGATTCACAGTATGCGtcatcagattgatgcttttTCAGGTGAGTATGAGCAGAGCTCATTTCAGAGGTGCCATGCCTTACTGCTGCTGACGAAGCACTTTCATAAATCTTCATACTTGAGTACAAAATAAGTGTACATTTTAAAACTCATCTCATCTAGGCCCTCGGGCATACAGTGCAGGTCCTCTAAAGGTGTCTAAAggacagttttttccccacggccatcaaaacattaaacacagacatgcactaaacgTAGAATTTCATTGTGTAAGATAATACACTAATCACTTTATTCGACTGCAAGTCACTTaggccatctcagtcaccttacacgtgtgtataaacaaaatgttactgtatttattgtaaagcacctcagAGAAATACTTGTAATCTATACCAGAGCACTCTGTTGAACTcttaatatatattttgttttatgttttgcatTTAGATGGCTTGTAATTAAATACCATGCTTGTTTGACACTATAgatatggaaagagagaaagataaggaaGCCATAAAGGCTGTGATTCACAGTATGCGTCTTCAGATTGACAAATCcggtcttttcaagttctttagctcactggtttcaaactagcgtctttcttctatctcgctgtcttcaatctaacgttctagcttctgattgactcttgcaactgtgctctcttaaagcaacagtgcacttatcgtaactggctaaactaataatatgcatcactattgtattacttttgatattcattttagcctgtgtaaagttcatttgtttcaatgtaccggtaggcacctgcggcttatagacatgtgcggcttatttatgttaaaaataattattttttcaaaattcaatgggtgaggcttatattcaggtgcgctcaatagtccggaaattacggtatgttTTCCAGTATTGTTTGAATAAACTGCCTGGGATATATCTCTGTGCTGTAGATCGGAAAACTGAGctgaagggagagaacaaggaTGGGACTGTGGTCATAAACCCTGTAATTCAGAACGCCCTGGATCAGGTGGACCCAGTTCTAAGTGAGTATAAATCTAACACAGATGTCCCAACATTTCAATACGCTTTCCAGTATTGTTTTAATAAACTGAGTGGCATATCTTTGATGCAGATCTGTCCAAAGAGGTAGAGGGACTGGTAGGGGATGTGGCAGAAGCACTCAGGACCATGCTGGATAACGGGGATTCTGCTATGAGTGAGTATGAGGGCCATACTCCTAGCATACTCCTAGATTTAACCAATACCATATTGATCCCTCTTTCATATGTTGATCTTTAGATCCAACAATAACGCAGAAAGGAGGTAAAGAGGAGGTCACGGCCGAGCTGAACAATATTTTGGATCAGGTGGACTACAGGACTCAAAGTGAGTATAAGGCCAAAAACGATGTAGATATTTCAACAAGCTTGCCAGTAGTGCTTGCAATGAACCACCTTGCTGACTTCATACTTCAGATCTGGAAACAGAGCAggacaaagagaaggaaataGAGCAGGACATAAAGGCTGTGCTTAACCCTTTCGTGCATGGGGTCCACATGCGTGGACAGTTAATTAAACTCCATTTTATTCTGGATTATCATAGTAATATTCTCCAAACCACATAGGGGCAGAGTCAGTAGACTCAGAGcaatataataacaatatgtaTCATCTTGTATTTGGAATGTTAACTGTGTAATGACATCATTAAGACAAGATGGCTGACGGTGCTGGGCATGTGCTGAATACTCCAGGCATATCTGTTAAAACCTTCTACCCAAGAAGGAAAAATCAGGCAAAAAAAATATTAGTATGTAAGGGAAAGTGTGTTGAAcaaatctgtgtttaaaaaaatgaaatttgatttaaaatataGTTTGTACACCCTAAAAACCAACTGTCCACATACGTGGACACATGCATTAGAGGAATCGGATACCGTCCACATATGTGGACGTCATGCATCAGAGGAATCGGATGACATTAAATCTGATTATAAAacctggtattttttttttttgcattgttcaaatgaaagaaacaatcatacaacaaacatataaacataaataattaCTAAATTACgtgaaaataatgatttttaaccTTGGGTAAGTATTCGTTACCATCCCTTTGTTGCATGGTGTCCACGTATGTGGacagtaaaatatatttttaacaaaaccatatttttaaaaaattcaaaatgaatttcaagtTTAGGTTCATTTTGAGTAataaaatcaatacaaaaaaaatctagatcatttttttcataattcatGCATGAAAGGGTTAACAGCATTCTTCATAAGGGTGATGCTACTTCAAGTGAGTATACATGTGGCTGTGCCTGTGCCATCCCTTACAGATGCTGATGAACCACTTTCATTCAACATAAGATATCTGTGCATTTCCaataataacattacattaaaaaaaaaacaggcgaAGACACTGCTCAGAAGACCAACGATGAGTGTGTGACCATTACAGGGAGTCTCCAAAGCACCTCTAGGAAGGAAGAGGACAAAAAGGACAAACAGACTGACAAAACCAACCAAAAGAACCAGGAACCCTCACAGGGTAAGTAGAGGACGTGATGTCACTCATTTGCAGATATGTCAAGTGAGGATCAAACACATAAGCTACTTCTAGATTCAACCAAGCTCTTCCTCACTGTTTTTTAACAACCCTATCTACACTATAGATCTGGAAAGAGAGGATAAGGAAGTCATAAAGGCTGTGATTAAAAGTATTCGTCAACAGATTGATGCTTTTCCAGGTGAGTATGAGCAGAGCTCATTTCAGCTGTGCCATCCATTACTGCTGCTTGAGTACAAAATAAGTGTACATTTTAACTGGCAAAATTACATCCAAACAGATAAAGCAACAGCCCAGAGTACAACGAGTGAATCTTTGACCGTGAGATCCCAAAGCACCActagaaaggaggaggaaaaaaagaacaaaatagTGGCTTTGGATGTGGCACTAGCAGCCGAGAAAACCAACCAGGAACCCTCACAGGGTGAGTAGAGGACGTGATGTCACTCATTTGcagatttgttttgcttttagaTTGCTTGTAATAAAATACCATGCTTGTTTGACACTATAGATATGGAaagagagcaggacagagagaaagataaggaaGCTATAAAGGCTATGATTCACAGTATGCGtcatcagattgatgcttttTCAGGTGAGTATGAGCAGAGCTCATTTCAGAGGTGCCATCCCTTACTGCTGCTGACGAAGCACTTTCATGAATCTTCATACTTGAGTACAATATAAGTGTACATTTTAAAACTCATCTCATCTAGGCCCTCGGGCATACAGTGCAGGTCCTCTAAAGGTGTCTAAAggacagttttttcccgacggccatcaaaacattaaacacagacatgcactaaacgTAGAATTTCATTGTGTAAGATAATAAATACACTAATCACTTTATTCGACTGCAAGTCACTTaggccatctcagtcaccttacacatgtgtataaacaaaatgttactgtatttattgtaaagcacctcagAGAAATACTTGTAATCTATGCCACAGCACTCTGTTGAACTcttaatatatattttgttttatgttttgcttGTTTTGCTTTTAGATGGCTTGTAATTAAATACCATGCTTGTTTGACACTATAgatatggaaagagagaaagataaggaaGCCATAAAGGCTATGATTCACAGTATGCGTCTTCAGATTGATGCTTTTCCAAGTGAGTATGAGCAGAGCATTTCAGGAGAGGACAATCTCATATACAGAGAAGTAGGTTCAGGGAAATACTGTAGTTTTACACCACAATTTCTGTTATGTACAGatgcagagcacagcagagaataaaaaacaaaggccaggagaggaaaaagaggcaAGTGACAACAACGCACCCATCCATACagcagaggggaaggagagacaggaaacAGAAGACAGGCCTGCCTATGGACAGAGAAGGAGTAGACAGGGACAGACTGCCTATCTGCACAGCCAAGGAaatagaaagtgagagagagaagaacacggGCCTGCCCATCAGCACAGCAGAGGCAACAGACAGGGCGAGAGGCTTTGGACCACAGGCCTGCCCATCAGCACAGCAGAGACAACAGACAGGGCGAGAGAGCGAAACATAGGCCTGCCTATCAGAACAGTCGAGGCAATAGAGACGGCCGAATACAAGACAGGGTTTCCACCAGCTATAAGACCGATGACGATAGCACAACTAGAAGCTAGATGAGTGAGAGTTGTGATAGATTGGCATACTATGCCAATAAAACCCtctataaaatgtattaaataaaatgtatgatCAAATACATATCAAAGCCTATTGTTTACTACTTCTAATCCTAGtacgattccctgtcgaagcgtccttgagcaagacactgaacccctaattgctcctgatgtgcagtgtgccatcagtgtaaatgtaaaaatgtaaaatgtgtatacattgtaagtcgcacatatgtaagtcgctttggataaaagcgtctgctaaatgactaaatgtaaatgtaaatgtaatcccCACTGTTTCTTCCTTGCTAATATACAGTAAGGGAATTCTGGAATATAAAGGCTGcaaagataaagataaatgttcaaatgtttacTATCAAACATTAGTAATATGTCACTTTGCTACGTAAATAGGACTAATAAAACAGAACACCACGGTAAGTAGGCTATATGACTACACTACATCTCTAAGTTATATCAGCCATTAGTAAACATTCAGTGAACCTGTGGCATACACAGAAGGAAGATACTTGCATGTTGCAGTGCTTGCATGGCAACAAAAATAATTTTCACAACTTTGAGTGAGCTACGTTAGCTATCGATAGGTAAGCAACATTAGCTAGCATAATTAAGGAGAGTTGATTAGTGCGCTATAGCTAAATTAACAGTCAACAGGAATATCGTTCGAACCAGCCTGGAAGGACTTTTAACGTTAGGCAGAACTCACTAACGTTGATTATCCTTGGCCAGCGTCAGCTAACTATGTAGCAGGAACATATTCAGGTGTTTAATTAAATAACCACTTAGGTTATGGCTCCAAAATAACCACCGATACAGTTTTGTTTACTTATGCTACTTGGTAAATGTTACTTTATGTATTAAACGATCGTTCTATTGGCGAAATAGTTCGCTATCTAGCTAGGAACCTAGCTAACTGGATTATGCTAACTATCGATAGCTTTCTGACTTGCCTGTGGAGTTAGCAGTGTCTTCAGGTGTTTCAGCTGCATGCCTCCTTGAATCTTGAATTGTAGACTTGATGTGCAAAGTGTCTCAACACAATCTGTAAGCACTATAGATACTCTAATTCAGCGTTCTGTTGAAGAGCAATTACTTAGATACACTGTAGGCTGCATTTGGTAAgtctggctagctagctagctcgaCAACTTAAATGTTGTAAACATGCACAGTCCTTGGTTACGGTTGTCTAGCTGAATACGTCTGACGTAATAACGGAATATCATTCCGCCCACCAGCCAAACGTCTTTGGTACCAAGTATGTGTACTGGGATTTCTTCAGATATGGCATGGTACTTTGATGCTCCGTGTAGTGTATTGTTTTCAGTCTGTATCGTGAATTCCCATGAATTGTCCTTAGGGGTTTCCTTGATACCCTAAAAAGACATGATTGGAGATGCCGGGGATTGAACCCGGGGCCTCATACATGCAAAGCATGCgctctaccactgagctatATCCCCTATCTACCGGATTGTGTACTTTGATGGTATTAATTGAACAcattctttatttgtgtgtaaataaaacAACTAATGTGGACAGCAAAAAGCTTGTTACATTTACAGTAATATAATGTTTTCTGTTCTCACaagttgtgagtgtgtacttTAATGGTATTAATTGATCAcattctttatttgtgtgtaaataaaaaaactaaTGTGGACAGCAAAAAGCTTGTTACATTTACAGTAATataatgttttctgttttcacaAGTTGTGAGACACAACAAACATTGCTTTaacatcgctttggataaaagcgttttTCCCTGGCTTATTGACTTCTTTGTCATTCTGACATCCCATGTACTTAAACCTTTTAATACAGGCCATGTATTTAGTCCAAGTGTAAAACAAGTAAACTATTTCCATTGTTATATTTAAAATGTCTTATATGGTTCCATTGGACACTTCTGTGTTTTAACATGTGACTTGGAACTACACACTAAAGAGCATCTAAAATTAGCATGATATGATTTTCTCTAGGTGACAGGTCAAACACTGACCAATATGATTGGAGGCCAAAAATAATGTTCACTCCCTCTTTTGCTGAAACTGACATCATCAAAGGGACAGAGGACAAGACAGATTGCTGTTgtatttcaaacaaaacaaaatagccGCTGTGTTGTAGTTCAAATTCAGTCTGATCATGTAGACCAAAACTACAagtgaatataatatatactgtagAGGGTGTTAGGTACTGGACTTACATATAAAGAAGAATACAAtatcaaaacagaaaacagctcCTGTCATGCATAACAGGGTCATCCAGTGTTTAGAAGGCTTTCTGTTGAATCTATGCTGCCTGAAGGATTTTTTTGAGCTTATTTTTGGAGCAATCTTTTACTTTTTCGAGTCATTTGTGCGGCTGTTTGTCAAGCCACTCCCAAAggatgtggagggagagattgtACTAGTGACAGGAGCAGCTCAGGGTATTGGTAAGTTCATAGCGAAGGAATTCGGACGCCACGGGGCTACTTTGGTTCTCTGGGATGTCAACTGGGAAGTCCTAGATCAGACAGCCCGGGAACTCAGACGAATCCTGGATGTACGTGTCTATGCCTACGCTTGTGACTGCAGTCGTCGCACAGAAGTCTACAAAGTTGCAGAGCAGGTAAAGTATTGCGACATTAGAACAGGACAACCTGCATGGCTAAATAACAGTCTAACCCTCTCTTGCGATACATTTAGCATGATTAGCAAATACAGAatttaaagacaaaacaacaaaacctcTATGTTAAGGCTCTTGAAGTGATcaaatctttcttttttttttgaagattaAGCAATGTAATGCAATATTGGCAGTTGTTTCTGCTACAGGCCATGTGTGTTCTTCAACAGGTAAAAAGGGAAGTTGGGGATGTGTCCATACTGGTGAACAACGCAGGAGTCGTCACTGGAAAATATACATTCTCAGAGGCCCCCGACAATTTAGTGGACAGAACTCTCCGAGTGAATGTTGCAGCTCACTTCTGGGTATGTCATCTAACATTTATTGTAAATCTGCTCATTCCTGATCATATGCTTTTTTAAGGATGGAGGTTTTATTGAAAACTCTGAGGTACTTGTGGAGGAGGTGGAAAGGACTATCCCTGGTGACCCCTGCCATTTTCTATGTCCTCTTTAGACCTATAAAGCATTCCTCCCCCCAATGATATCACGAAACCATGGGCATCTTGTGTGTATTGCATGTCATGGTGGACTGTTTGCTATGAATGGATTATCAGGCAAGTCAATTACCATTTCACTTtggacacacacaatctatATACTGTGTACTAAATACTGCAGCATACATGGATGGATATTCACCTGACAAAATTGCCCGATAGATGTAGACTTTAGCACAATAATTGCTGTGTTGTATTATACTTTATACACAGTGTAGCATGCTGTTGCTTCAATTCAAATGAACAAATACTATGAATGCTGCTAAATTAAACCCAATGTAAACATGATGAAAGTGGATATAAAAGTCCATCATCTGTGATTGACAGACTACTGTGCCAGCAAATTCGCAGCTGTGGGATTTGCTGAGTCTATTGCTCTGGAGCTTCTTGTCCTGAAGAAGGAAGGCATTAAAACCACAATAGTGTGCCCTTACTTGATCAATACAACCATGTTTGGAGGATGTCAGACGAAGTGAGTGGCACTTATCTGTCAAACATTTAGATAAAACTGTGTGATAAAATCTTTGATGTCCTAATATAACACAGATACATCTTTTTccctttatttttttagatgGCCATCTTTTCTGCCTATTATTGATAAGAAAGATGCAGCAAAGAAGATAGTCGATGcagttttgagagagagaatgtatgtctTGATACCATCCAGTTTGTACTTCCTTGTGGCTATTAAGAGGTATGACCATCTTGTGAATCAAAGATTAATGACTAGTCAAGCTCAATTGTTAGTCATATACTCATAGCCATTAGTCATATAGGGTCTTCAGATgaaaattagctagtaactaaATGTGGTACAAAGATACAAAGCATCTTTCCTATTTTTTGAGAGTAATGTATTTTGTACAGGGACCCTAatagaaaaatacaaaacaaaacattgtttttaaagtcAAAGTTTGTACCTTTACCCTTTCAGCTTCATGCCTGCCAAACTGGGAATCATCTTCGTCAACTTTTTTGGAGGGCTGGACTTGATGGATCGGTTCAGAGGCGTTCCAGCGCCAATTGTCACATACAAGAAACGTCAAAGAGAAACCAGCATCAATGAAGATCCACCAATCTATTAcaactaaataaaaaacatgacaCAATGTGTGCTGACTGAAAAGCCATAAGTCACTTTTTAATTATACAATTACACAAATGCATTGCAGAAGCTGTATTCTCACATGTAGGACTAATAAAAAAGCTGATTTTCATTGACCGGTGGCCACACATATACTTCAGCTCTTGTCTGGAATGAGATTGGGCAATTATTTACAGTGCAGCTTTCCAGTTGCAAAAAGTAGGTCAACACTTTTAAATTACAGCCTGGGGGAATTCCAGCGTTGAAACAAAAACAGTGTTGAGaagaaataaattattttgATCCAACTGTGCAGAACTGCTGTTATTCATTGTGAGGGATCTTTAAAAagtcacatatgcacacaacacCGCTAGAATAAATGGTTAGTACAGCATCTATAGAAACCGACAATCGGTTCTGTCcaacttctctctcctcccctttgcCTTGAACGTGCTGACGCTACTTTTACGCTCTATGTAGCCACCGTGGGTGCCCTGTATCTTTTCCACACTGCCGTGGCTGCCAAGCAGTGTGGACCTTGTTTTAGGGGCAATACAGATACTTTTTTTCTAGATTATTGAGCGAAACAGCTGGATGGTAATTCTATTATTCAGATTCCGACCGACCGAGACAGCCTTGTTCTTTTCACTCGTTCACAGGCGCATTTAGCTGCGATTTGACACGTTTTTCATCATCCGGACAGAACATCCTGCTGCTGCCGGCGTGTTCTTCACGTGGGTCTCCTGTCGCTTCCTGATAACCTTTCTGAGCCGGTTCATTGATAGCTATTAGTTGATAGGCATTAGAAAGGCTTTCGTGAGTTACAGATTCTCCTATATTGGTTACACAACGttacaatacaaaaacatcCAACTATGTCGGAGAAAATGGCATCCCTGATTTTAGAGGACGGGACCACGTTCCAAGGCCGCCTTTTCGGCGCTTGTGCATCAGTGTCTGGTGAAGTTGGTAAGTCGACATCACTATACCTTACGTTACATACAAGAAACAGGTTCAACTTCAGGTGGTCATTTTTGATTCATTTAATATGGGATCCTTCGGGAACCATGCATTTATTTTCCGCGTCAAGCCAGCCTTACAACTATACCTAGCTTAAAGATAGCTAGTTAGGTTAGCTAAATGGAACTTAACCAACGTGGCTGTCTACTCGCCTACTCCACCGGATTTCTTTGGCGCTATTAGGTTCAAGATCTTCGGGTAGTACTATCCATAAGCATGCGCACTTCACTCTTCCCATCGCAGCGATCAACTGATTTTGATGCCATGATTCATAACTTTTCCCACAGCTCTTTATGTGTAAACAGTTTATCAATTAAATACCATGGATTTCGGATGTACATAAGTATTTCTGGAATGAGTTAAAGTCATACagtgatatatatatttgtatcataaaaTATACTTACAGGCAAACACATGTAGGTTCATCTAAGTTACAATTGTCTAGAATGTTTTCATATTTTCGtaataaatattataaaatTGTCACAAAATTACTCGAGAGTAATCACAAAATGTATATCTGTCCCAGACTCTGCAATGATGTGCAGTTGTGTTCAAGTCACCTGCTAGCTTGACCGTGATTAAACCACTCCCTAATTACCCACACTGCATAATCATAATGTTTGAGAAACACACTTATATTTTTAGTTTCCCATTGACTCTTTCAATGTGAGAAATTTCACTCTTTCCTTTCCTAAATTGAAATGTATGGAGATCGCATGGAATTGTCCCCTTAACTCCCTCCCAGTTTTACTGAGGTACCTCAAACATCTCCTATGTGCAGTTTTTCAGACGGGCATAGTGGGCTATCCAGAGGCCCTCACAGACCCCTCCTACAAGTCTCAGATCCTGACCCTTACCTACCCCCTCATCGGAAATTATGGGGTCCCCAAGGACGAGGAGGGAGACTTTGGACTCAGCAAGGTGTTCAGAGAAAACCATTCCCTACCCTATCACTGATTTACTGTCATTTATGCCATTATATCAATGTCATTATTGTATGAATAACCTAATGTCAATACTGAAATAAATTGTGTTTTATGGCCACATTTGCTACATTACAACTTTTTGATGGTGTTTTCCCAGTGGTTTGAGTCCTCCAGAATCCATGTCGCTGCTCTCATCGTTGGTGAACTGTCTCAGAATCCAAGCCACTGGAGTGTAGCCAGGTCTCTGGACCAGTGGCTGAAGGAGCATGGCATCCCTGGGCTACAGGGTGGGTGCTCAGAACTTCTGCACCCTTTTCATTCCCCTTAAACATTCATCTCCCAGAAAACCTTTTGATTCTTTTAGTTGTCAGCATCTCAATTGCTGAATCAAAACAACATGTGACTTAACGTAGCACTGAATCAGTCTGTAATCTGGTGGGGAAATCCTGACACGTTGTTGATACAGGGGTGGACACTCGATGCTTGACCAAGAAGATTCGTGAGAAGGGAACCATGTTGGGGAGGCTGGTGGTGGAGGGCACCCTTGCTGCGAGCATTCCCTTTGACAACCCTGACACCAGAAACCTGGTTAAAGAGGTGTCCATGAAGGTACAGTATCAGCATGCGTTTGGTCTGGCAGAAAATGACAGGGGGCTGTTGGGGGTAGTGTAGGTTTCAGCTCATGTATTAGAATCTGAGATTTTGGTTTATTGCTAAGAACGAGGAATggccacatacaaggaatttgtcttggtTGTGTGGCGTAAACAATGGGCGGGGGAGGGtcgacaaagagagacaaaagaaacataaatataaatCTGGATACAAATTTACATACACATagaagtatgtatgtatgtacatcaAATACATGTGTTGACAAGACTGC
Above is a genomic segment from Clupea harengus chromosome 15, Ch_v2.0.2, whole genome shotgun sequence containing:
- the si:dkey-221h15.4 gene encoding epidermal retinol dehydrogenase 2; the encoded protein is MHNRVIQCLEGFLLNLCCLKDFFELIFGAIFYFFESFVRLFVKPLPKDVEGEIVLVTGAAQGIGKFIAKEFGRHGATLVLWDVNWEVLDQTARELRRILDVRVYAYACDCSRRTEVYKVAEQVKREVGDVSILVNNAGVVTGKYTFSEAPDNLVDRTLRVNVAAHFWTYKAFLPPMISRNHGHLVCIACHGGLFAMNGLSDYCASKFAAVGFAESIALELLVLKKEGIKTTIVCPYLINTTMFGGCQTKWPSFLPIIDKKDAAKKIVDAVLRERMYVLIPSSLYFLVAIKSFMPAKLGIIFVNFFGGLDLMDRFRGVPAPIVTYKKRQRETSINEDPPIYYN